Genomic window (Melioribacteraceae bacterium):
ATCCTCTATACATAATACAGATAAGAAATGATTTAACCTTTTGGAATGAAGCGGACAGGCCCGCCCCTCCAGTAACTAATATCTTCATCGTCCTCCTTAAATAGAATCAACGGCTCGAAATGAGGCGGACAAGCCCGCCCCACCCGTTACAAGTATCTTCATGATCATCTATATAAAATAAGTATAAGAAATGGTTTAACCTTTTGGAAAGAGGCGGACAGACCTGCTCCATCAGTGATAAGAATTTTTGCCATTAATTACCTTTTTTTAAAACCATCTGAATATCTGAAGAGACCATAATCTTCACTAACTCTTCAAATTTTGTGTCAGCTTTCCAATTCAACTGTTGTTCAGCTTTAGAAGCATTACCAATTAGGTGGTCAACCTCAGTAAGACGGAAGTAGTTTGGACTGATAGAAATAACTTCAGAATTAAGAATATTTTCAGCGTTAAGCGTTAAGTGGTCAGCTATCTGCCTTCGACGTTCAGTGCCGAGATCTTTTTCTAAAAGCTGGAGGCAGTTCGCTAATAGATTGTTAAGTTTGGCTTTATCTAGGCTTTTCACATTTCCTACTTCATTCACATCTTCACCTTGCCATTCGAGTTCGATGCCCAATTCTCTAAATGTTAATTCACAGAATTCACGAATAGTGTGTGTTTCACCGGTTGCAAGAACAAAATCTTCAGGAGGATCATGCTGTAAAATTCTCCACATACCTTCACAGTATTCGGGTGCATAACCCCAATCTCTTTTACTATCAAGATTACCAAGAACTAATTTATCTTGAAGACCTAAAACTATTTTAGCCGCGGCCATTGTAATTTTTCTTGTTACAAATATTTCGCCACGTCTTGGAGATTCATGATTAAAAAGAATTCCGTTACAAGCAAATAAATTATAAGCTTCACGATAATTTTTTACAATCCAAAAGCCATAAAGTTTTGCAACACCATAAGGTGACCTCGGATAAAAAGGAGTTGTTTCACTTTGCGGTATTTCTTGAGCCTTACCATAAAGTTCTGAGGTTGAAGCCTGATAAAATTTTGTGTGTTTTATCAAACCAGATTCTCGTATTGCATCTAAGAACCTCAATGTACCAAGAGCGTCAACTTGGGCTGTGTAATCGGGTATATCAAAAGATACTTTTACATGACTTTGTGCTGCAAGATTGTAAATTTCGTCAGGAGCGATTTTTTCTAATAATCTATGGATACTGCTTGTATCAACAACATCACCATAATGTAAGAATAGTGACTTATTATAAATCTCCGGGTTGTTGTATAGGTGATCAATTCGTTTGGTATTAAATGAACTTGCTCTTCTCATCATTCCATGGACTTCATAACCCTTTTCAAGTAAAATTTCGGTTAAATAACTTCCATCTTGCCCGGTGATGCCAGTGATCAGTGCTTTCTTTTTGCTCATTAAAATATTTTCCTTATCATGTTTTAGGCGAACAGTGTTCTGCTTTCAGCTTTCAGTTGTCAGCGTTCAGCGGTCAGTGTTCAGTAATCTTCAATGAATTCGTAAAGAAATATAAAATTTTCGATACTTCTTCAGATTGTTCTTCCAACTTATATTTAGTGATGTCATCTAAATACTTTAAATCAGAACATAAGATTATAAAATACTTTAGTTCCTCTAATGATCCTTTGGCAATATTCAAGAATTGTAAAAATTCTTTCCTTGATTTTTATGAATGCCCTTCTACAATATTCGAAGGGATTGAGTAAGCTGCCCTTCTTAACTGAGATGTCAAGCCATATCTTTCTTCTGCAGGAAATTTTGATGTAATTCTATATATCTCCAATGTAAGCTCGTGACTCTTTTGCCAGACCATCAAATCTCTGAAAGTCTTTATTTTAACATTCGTTTTCATTTCACCTTTTCAACTGGACGCTTTACGCAGTCCGCTAATTACTTGCTTCCAAGTTTTTCAGAAACCACTCATACGCCTTTTTAATCCCCTCTTCAAGACTAGTTGAATGTGTCCAACCAAGCTGGTGAAGTCTCGATACATCCATTAATTTTCTGGGAGTACCATCAGGTTTTGAAGTGTCGTAAACTATTTTACCATCGAATCCGATAACTTTTTTAATAATTTCAGCAAGTTCAGCAATGGTTAAATCTTTACCGGTACCGACATTAATATGAGTTAAGCCATTTTCGTAAAGGTCCTTTGCTTCAACTTTGTCCATTAAATAAAAAATCGCGTCAGCTAAATCTTCAACATATAAAAATTCACGTTTCGGTGTTCCGGTTCCCCATACTTCGACAAGCTCAGTATGACGAGTTTTTGCCTCATGAATTTTTCTAATTAAAGCCGGTAAGACATGACTGGTTTCTAAATTATAATTATCAAATGGTCCATACATATTTGTTGGCATAATTGAGAAGAAATTTGAGCCATACTGTTTATAGTAACTTTCACACAATTTGATTCCGGCAATTTTAGCTATAGCATAAGGTTCATTAGTGTATTCCAAATAGTCAGATAGAAGATATTCTTCTTTTAAAGGTTGGGGTGCCATTTTAGGATAAATACATGAACTGCCTAAAAAAAGTAATTTTTCAACACCATATTTATATGCAGAATGAATGATATTAGCTTCAATCATCAGATTATCGTAAAGGAACTCAGCCCTATAAGTATTATTAGCTAAGATGCCACCAACTTTAGCTGCGGCAACAATAACCTGCTCTGGTCTCTCTTTTTCAAAAAAAGATTCTACCTCTGATTGACGGGTCAGATTTAAACCTGGGAAATCAGCAGTAATTATATTTTGATATCCTTCGGCTTGATATTTCCTATGGATGGCAGAACCAACCATACCAGTATGTCCAGCAATATATATTCTTGAATTTTTCATTTATCAAACCACTTTATTAATGTAGCTGAACCAACTCTGCCAAAAAAGGTGGCATACAGGCCCGCCAAAAAACCGGCGGACAGGCCCGCCCCTCCAGTAACTAATATATTCATCGTCCTCCTTAAATAGAATCAAAGGGTCGAAATGAGGCGGACAAGCCCGCCCCACCAGTGTTAAGTATTTTACTCATAGATTTGAATTAAAAATGATAAATGGGAAATTATAAATGATAAATTATAATGGATAAATTGTTTTTCAAAGTGATTGATTTATTAAATATTTTTTTAACTACTTTAGGCTCCATATAATCCAAAAAGCAAATTCTCAACTCCAGCATTCATTTTTATAATTTACAATTTCTAATTTATAATTAATTACCAAGTAGGATAGTAAAGTCGTGATTCATCATCATTTATTGTCATTTCGAATTTCTGATAGCAGTGAGGTCATTTATTGTCATTTCGAATTCTTCATAGCAGTGAGGTCATTTATTGTCATTTCGAATTCTTCATAGCAGTGAGGTCATTAATGGTTATTGGTAGTTATTTATGGTTATTCATAGTCATTAAGGACAATTACAACCAATGACGCGAAGCTAATGGCAACCAATTACACGAAGTAAATGACCAGGTGGGATAGGAAAGTCGTGATTCATCATCATTTATCGTCATTGTAACTTCTGATAGCAATGTAGTCATTCATAGTCATTGGTAGTAATTCATGGTCAATGGGTGTTTTTTCCTCTGAGCCTATGAGCTAATTCTATTGAAGGTCTCACATCTTCAATTCCAAATCCAGTACCATTGAGAACATTTAAATAAACTTTTGTATGAAGATCAGTAAATCCTTCAGAAAACTCAAACTCCTCACCGTCAATCAGAATCGATCTAAAAGTTCTTTTACCCTCTGTTTTTTCTTTAACCGGGATATCATTTATATCAATAGACAAGAACCATTCAACATCGGCGTTTTCCAACTCAAGAGTGCCTTTCATTTTTCTATTTTC
Coding sequences:
- a CDS encoding GDP-L-fucose synthase; translation: MKNSRIYIAGHTGMVGSAIHRKYQAEGYQNIITADFPGLNLTRQSEVESFFEKERPEQVIVAAAKVGGILANNTYRAEFLYDNLMIEANIIHSAYKYGVEKLLFLGSSCIYPKMAPQPLKEEYLLSDYLEYTNEPYAIAKIAGIKLCESYYKQYGSNFFSIMPTNMYGPFDNYNLETSHVLPALIRKIHEAKTRHTELVEVWGTGTPKREFLYVEDLADAIFYLMDKVEAKDLYENGLTHINVGTGKDLTIAELAEIIKKVIGFDGKIVYDTSKPDGTPRKLMDVSRLHQLGWTHSTSLEEGIKKAYEWFLKNLEASN
- the gmd gene encoding GDP-mannose 4,6-dehydratase, producing MSKKKALITGITGQDGSYLTEILLEKGYEVHGMMRRASSFNTKRIDHLYNNPEIYNKSLFLHYGDVVDTSSIHRLLEKIAPDEIYNLAAQSHVKVSFDIPDYTAQVDALGTLRFLDAIRESGLIKHTKFYQASTSELYGKAQEIPQSETTPFYPRSPYGVAKLYGFWIVKNYREAYNLFACNGILFNHESPRRGEIFVTRKITMAAAKIVLGLQDKLVLGNLDSKRDWGYAPEYCEGMWRILQHDPPEDFVLATGETHTIREFCELTFRELGIELEWQGEDVNEVGNVKSLDKAKLNNLLANCLQLLEKDLGTERRRQIADHLTLNAENILNSEVISISPNYFRLTEVDHLIGNASKAEQQLNWKADTKFEELVKIMVSSDIQMVLKKGN
- a CDS encoding four helix bundle protein: MKTNVKIKTFRDLMVWQKSHELTLEIYRITSKFPAEERYGLTSQLRRAAYSIPSNIVEGHS
- a CDS encoding four helix bundle protein, which encodes MNIAKGSLEELKYFIILCSDLKYLDDITKYKLEEQSEEVSKILYFFTNSLKITEH